From Sporolactobacillus pectinivorans:
CTGAAGCCGTTTATATCCGTGAAACACAGTATCCTACCGCTCTTGACATGCAGCCTGTGTTCGCTGGTGGCCCAAATATAGCGATCCCGCATACCGAACCGAAATACTGCAAGAGCCGCAAGGTGATCGTTATCAGACTGAATCAACCGATTGACTTCTATAATATGATCAATCCAAAACAGAATCTGCCGGTCCAATACCTGTTTGCAATTCTGAATAATGATCCGTCGGCCCAGACGAATATTCTGGCGAATCTGATGGATCTCTTTAAGAGTGATCATTTCCTTGAGAAGCTCGGGAAAGCTCAAAATCAAAAAGAAGTTTATGATGTTTTAAAACAATATGCCAATGTTGTATGCGCTTAATTTATTAAAATCAGGGAGGAATTTATAATGATTAAAATTTTAACTGCTTGTGGCGCCGGAGTGAATTCAAGTCATCAGATCAAGGATGCTCTAGAAGAAGAAATGAAAAATCGGGGCTTTGACGTGAGCTGTGAAGCGGTCATGATCAAGGATGTGACGGAGGAAATGGTTTCGAAATTCGACATCTTCGCACCAATCGTAAAACCGGATCTTGGTTTTGAGGTCGCTATTCCGACAGTTGACTGCGGGCCGATCCTTTACCGGATTCCGGTGATGGCTCAGCCTGTATATGATCAAATGGAAGAGACAATTAAAGGATTGAATAAAAAGTAAACAGCTTAAAGTGTGCTAAAACTAAACAGGGGTGAAGATTCATGGGTTCAATTATTCATTTTGCAAACAGCATTTTTAATCCAATCATTGCACTGGGTGCTGCTCCCGTCATGCTGATTGTTTTAACAGTCATTGCACTTTTATTCCGTGTGAAATTTACGAAGGCTCTGGAAGGCGGCATTCGGCTGGCAATCGCCCTGACCGGTATTTCAGCAGTAATCGGCTTGCTGACTGCCGCCTTCTCAACTGCTTTGACCGGCTTCGTTAAGTCGACCGGTATTCAGCTGAGTATCACTGACGTAGGTTGGGCTCCTTTGGCAACGATTACATGGGGCTCTCCATACACCTTGTTCTTTCTTCTAATCCTTGTCTGTCTCAATATTGTGATGATTTTTCTGCACCGGACGAATACGCTTGATGTTGATATTTTTGATGTCTGGCATTCCGCTTTTGTCGGATTGCTGTGCATTTTCTCTGGTGCCAACCTGTTCATCGCGACTTTGCTGGTTCTCATGATCGGTGTCATGAAAATCATCAACTCTGATCTGATGAAACCGACGTTTAATGACCTGCTGCATAATGACAATAACCCAATGACCACCACTCATATGAACTACATGATGAATCCTGCCATCATGGTTTTAAATAAAATATTTGATGTCATTTTCCCTTGGCTCGATAAATTTGATTTTGACGCTGCAAAACTGAACAAGAAAATTGGCTTCTGGGGCAGCAACTTCTCCATTGGCATTTATCTTGGCGTATTCATTGGTTTAATGTCCCATCAAGATATGAAAGCCATTTTCGTTCTGGCGTTTACTGCAGGCACTTGCCTGGAACTCTTCTCACAAATTGGGAATTGGTTCATTAAAGCAGTGGAACCCCTCTCTCAGGGTATCTCCAATGTGGCTACGAAATATCTGAAAGGACGCAAATTTAACATCGGACTTGACTGGCCATTCCTTGCGGGTCGCGCGGAAATCTGGGCGGCTGCCAATGTTCTTGCACCGATTATGCTTGGTGAAGCACTGATATTGCCTGGCAACCATCTGCTTCCGCTTGGAGGCATCATTGCCATGGGTGTCACGCCTGCACTGCTGGTGGTCACTCGCGGCAAGATTATCCGCATGATCGTTATCGGAGCTTTGGAACTGCCGATCTTCCTCTGGGCTGGCACGCTGGCCGCACCGTTTGTTACGCATACGGCTAAATTAGTCGGCGCGTTCCCAAGCGGCGTTCCAAAGGGTCAGATGATCTCACAGACTACTATGGAAGGCCCGATTGAAAAATTTCTGGCCTACCTGGTTGGCCATGCAACATCTCAGGCCGGTATGTACATCGTCTATGCCCTGCTTGCGATTGCCGGTTATATTCTGCTCTTCATCTGGTACGCTTTCCAGATGAAGAAACGGAATCAGGCTTATGCAGAGGCCAAAGCGAACAGCTGATTGCGCCTGCGAACAAATCAATATCTAAAGAAAGCCGGGACAAATGCCTGATTATTTTGTCCCGGTTTTCATTTAGTTTTAAATATCTATATGCCTTTTCATTCCTTAAATGTAATGGTCGCATAGTGAAGACGTGCTGCGCACCCTCAAATCGGGAACAGCTCCATTTGCTAGAAGTATCACTTCTAATTTTGAGTGCTTAACTTCCGGGATCGTGCATATCGAGTGCGTAAACGATATACGTTTGTATCGGCATATCGTTACGTTTCGCATATATAGCCTTGGACATGAAACGAATAACTCCTGACAAAGAGTGAATAACGCACCAATCATTATGCAATTCCGTCTTCTGTGCAAGGAACGCGGATTAAGCTAAACGATGTAGGAAATAGCAGACATACTAAAAAAAGCCGGGCATTTTCGTCCGACTCCATTTTTATACTTGCATCCTTCTAACGGTTCACCTGATAATCCTTTTCTTCCAAACGGCTGACTGAAACCTTTTTCAAAAACGCGTCAATCCGCTCCGTGTTAATTACTCCTGTCGCTGATTCTAAGGCATTCAAAGTTCCAAATGTGCTTCCAAGAGCAAGAGTTTTCTCAGCGCTGTATCCTCGGGCCGTGCCCAGAGCCAGGCCGGCAATCATTGAGTCGCCTGATCCCACCGCGCTGACGGCCTCAATTTTTGCTGCATGGACTCGATAAAATGTCTTGTTAAGGAAAGCCAAAGCCCCTTTGCTTCCCAGCGAAACAACAATATTTTCAGGACCTTCTGCTGTTAATTCCTTTATAGCCTCAACCAGTTCCTTTTCAGAATCAATGGTCCTTCCGATCAGGGCTTCAATCTCATACTGATTGGGCTTAATCAGAAAGGGCTTTGCCTTGATTCCGGTTTTCAGTGCTTCTCCGCTTGAATCAAGGATGAATTTTTTCCCACATTTATTAGCCAGTTCGATCAATTGGCGATAAAATTCTGTTCCTAACCCTCTTGGGATACTGCCTGAAGCGGTAACTACATCTCCCAGTTCCAATAATTTTTCATAGTTTTGAAAAAAGGCAGATTTTTCATCAGGTGAAATTTCCGGACCGTTTTCCAACACTTCTGTCTGATTCCCTTCATGCATTAGTGCGAGGCAGTGACGGGTACTCTGCCTGATCGGCACAAAGCGATGTTTAACGCCCTGCTGATCCAGCTGCTGCCTGATGAAAGTTCCGGTCAGGCCACCGAGAAAACCGGTTGCAATGACCGGTTCGCGATTCTGATGGATGACACGGGTAACATTCAGCCCCTTGCCTCCTGCTGTCAGAATGGGATTGCCGCTTCGATTCACCTCATTGATTTTGAGTGCTTTCAGTTGATAATTCATGTCAACGGAAGGATTTAATGTGATTGTAATGATCAAAAAAAACACCTCGATATTGTTTACATGTGTTTTATAATGTTCTATTATGTTTATAATAATCATGTATAATAATATTGTCAACGCTTTCATATACAATTATTTTGCAATTTTTCTCTTATGCAAGTAATCGATCAAATGTCTGATTCAACAGGAAGGATTGAACAATCATGTTAAAAACAAAGCGTCAGGAAGCTATACTCTCAATGCTGGATGCCGCAAAAGTCGTGGAAGTCGTTCAGCTTGCCAAAGATCTCAGGGTCACCGAGATGACAATCAGACGTGATCTGAAGGAACTGGAAGATGATGGCCAGCTCGTGCGTGTTCATGGCGGCGCAAAAAAATCCGGCTTTTCCTCCTATACAGTGATCAGCCACGAAAAGAAAACAAAAATCCACACGGATGAAAAGAAGGAAATTGCGAGAAAATGCGTGGGGTTAATCAAGGAGAATGATATCGTTTTTCTCGGAAGCGGTACAACTATCGAATATATTGTTGATATTCTACCGTCTATTGATCTCACCATTATCACAAACTCGCTTTCTCTCTTTAATCGCCTCCAAGGTCTCAACTTCCGTTCAACGATACTCATTGGAGGCAGGTACCGGCACAGCACAGACACTTTCTATGGTGTATTTTCAAATGAAATGATCAGTCACATTAAAGTCGCAAAGGCATTCATTGGAACGAACGGAATCACCGGTATTAACGTCACAACGACTTATGAGGATGAGGGCCAGGGCAACCAGCTAGTCTTAAATAACGCGGAGCAACGCTATATTGTCTCGGATTATTCAAAGCTGGAGATCAGTGCGCTGTACACTTTTTATAATCTGAAAAATATTGATGCCCTGATCACTGACAGCAGAATTGCGGAGTCCCAAAGGCAGTATTATGAACGGTTCACGAAAGTGTTGTAAATGCTCGCTATTTGTCGGCAAGTTTATGAGGCACTAACATAATAGGGTACCCATTTGATGTAAAATGAAGAAATTATTCTTTATCAAAGCGGGTGTAGAAAGGCATACTAAAAAATATATTATTCTACTCATTCCAACGCTTATCATCATGTTTTGACTGCTTTATTTTCCTCAATAAATAAAAAAAATTTGCTTCGTCCGTACCCGTCTTGTTTTAGGTTACCTATTACTTGTGGACGCATTTAGAAAAAGAGCTGGAGAAAGATCAAAACAAGAAGAAACGCCGCTGTTTGAATGGCGTTTCTGCTGATCACTTAATTCCCTTTTACAAAATAATGTTACCCGATCTCCCCTCTTCGCCATGCATCCCATCAGAATTCAAGGAATCATCCACTGGAAGACATAAGCCTGCAACAGCGTGATCACGCCAACGATGGCGAGAAAAAACAAGCTGTGCTTGATTGTGAACAGGAACAGGCTCCCCTCTTTTCCGACCTGTCCGGTTGCAGCTGTCGCTACGGCGATCGACTGCGGCGAGATCATCTTCGCAGCGACACCGCCTGACGAGTTGGCGGCTACGAGCAAGGTTGGATCGACGCCGATCTGATGGCCGGTGATCTTCTGCAAATTTGAAAAAAGTGCATTTGATGACGTGTCGGATCCGGTGAGAAACACACCAAGCCAACCGATGATCGGAGCGACGAAGGGGAAGGCAGCGCCGGTTGACGCGAGCCCGAGGCCAAGCGTCGCACTCATGCCGGAATAATTGTCGATATACGCGAATCCAAGCACGGAAGCGATCATAGTCAGAGGAAAAATCAGAGATTTAAGCGTCTCACCGAGAGTCTGAAACCATTGCTTCCAGGTCAGCTGAAGAATGAATTTGCTGATGATACAGGCGACCATAATCGAACTGCCGGTTGCAGCGAGCAAATCAAACTTATAAACCGCGTCATAAGGGGTCAGCTGATTGACAATCGGCTGTGCTTTCTCGACCACCCCGTTCAACCCAGGTATGGGGATTAGCACAGTTAGTTT
This genomic window contains:
- a CDS encoding PTS sugar transporter subunit IIA; the encoded protein is MTIQIDFNYNDIYSLSALNQQELFDQLGVALVKRDDVTESFSEAVYIRETQYPTALDMQPVFAGGPNIAIPHTEPKYCKSRKVIVIRLNQPIDFYNMINPKQNLPVQYLFAILNNDPSAQTNILANLMDLFKSDHFLEKLGKAQNQKEVYDVLKQYANVVCA
- a CDS encoding PTS fructose transporter subunit IIB gives rise to the protein MIKILTACGAGVNSSHQIKDALEEEMKNRGFDVSCEAVMIKDVTEEMVSKFDIFAPIVKPDLGFEVAIPTVDCGPILYRIPVMAQPVYDQMEETIKGLNKK
- a CDS encoding PTS transporter subunit IIC, which codes for MGSIIHFANSIFNPIIALGAAPVMLIVLTVIALLFRVKFTKALEGGIRLAIALTGISAVIGLLTAAFSTALTGFVKSTGIQLSITDVGWAPLATITWGSPYTLFFLLILVCLNIVMIFLHRTNTLDVDIFDVWHSAFVGLLCIFSGANLFIATLLVLMIGVMKIINSDLMKPTFNDLLHNDNNPMTTTHMNYMMNPAIMVLNKIFDVIFPWLDKFDFDAAKLNKKIGFWGSNFSIGIYLGVFIGLMSHQDMKAIFVLAFTAGTCLELFSQIGNWFIKAVEPLSQGISNVATKYLKGRKFNIGLDWPFLAGRAEIWAAANVLAPIMLGEALILPGNHLLPLGGIIAMGVTPALLVVTRGKIIRMIVIGALELPIFLWAGTLAAPFVTHTAKLVGAFPSGVPKGQMISQTTMEGPIEKFLAYLVGHATSQAGMYIVYALLAIAGYILLFIWYAFQMKKRNQAYAEAKANS
- the pfkB gene encoding 1-phosphofructokinase, which produces MIITITLNPSVDMNYQLKALKINEVNRSGNPILTAGGKGLNVTRVIHQNREPVIATGFLGGLTGTFIRQQLDQQGVKHRFVPIRQSTRHCLALMHEGNQTEVLENGPEISPDEKSAFFQNYEKLLELGDVVTASGSIPRGLGTEFYRQLIELANKCGKKFILDSSGEALKTGIKAKPFLIKPNQYEIEALIGRTIDSEKELVEAIKELTAEGPENIVVSLGSKGALAFLNKTFYRVHAAKIEAVSAVGSGDSMIAGLALGTARGYSAEKTLALGSTFGTLNALESATGVINTERIDAFLKKVSVSRLEEKDYQVNR
- a CDS encoding DeoR/GlpR family DNA-binding transcription regulator, with product MLKTKRQEAILSMLDAAKVVEVVQLAKDLRVTEMTIRRDLKELEDDGQLVRVHGGAKKSGFSSYTVISHEKKTKIHTDEKKEIARKCVGLIKENDIVFLGSGTTIEYIVDILPSIDLTIITNSLSLFNRLQGLNFRSTILIGGRYRHSTDTFYGVFSNEMISHIKVAKAFIGTNGITGINVTTTYEDEGQGNQLVLNNAEQRYIVSDYSKLEISALYTFYNLKNIDALITDSRIAESQRQYYERFTKVL